The following coding sequences lie in one Populus nigra chromosome 15, ddPopNigr1.1, whole genome shotgun sequence genomic window:
- the LOC133674287 gene encoding protein NRT1/ PTR FAMILY 1.2-like: MITEPLLSSPKGGIRALFFIIANEALERLASFGLSTNMILYLTREYGMDAASGAQILFLYSAAGNFMPIIGAFLADTYVGRYPMIGFGCIASLLGMVLLWLTTIIPGATVPSCAHFSSRCSNDATTPQLLFLYFCLGLMSIGAGGIRSCSLAFGADQLSKRDSLKHAGILESFFSWYYVTSSASVFISMTCIVYIQDTMGWKVGFGVPVVLMILSTLSFFLASPIYVKPKAKASWLIGFARVLVASFRKRRIELSWLDTDELYHHRKGSALVVPSERIRFLNKACVIKNPEEDLMPDGRASDPWSLCTVDQVEELKALIKVIPIWSTGVLVSVNVCQNSFLLLQASTMNRHITSKFEIPAGSFYAFLLLSATMWIALYDRVIIPLASKVRGKPTRLGLKQKIGIGILVSAASMAVLAITERVRRETAIREGISDIPDAVTHMSAMWLLPFYFLLGFSEAMNGVGLNEFFYTELPKSMSSVASNLFSIGLSAASLVASFIVSNVRGFISEANQESWVPSNINKGHYDYYYWLLYSLGFANFIYYLACSKAYGPCKGGQRSITGDAREGLIDDDDDVV, from the exons ATGATCACAGAGCCACTCTTGAGCAGCCCGAAGGGTGGCATAAGAGCCTTGTTTTTCATCATAG CAAATGAGGCACTGGAGAGGCTAGCAAGTTTTGGGCTATCAACAAATATGATACTGTATTTGACTAGAGAGTATGGTATGGATGCAGCTAGCGGTGCCCAAATACTCTTCCTCTACTCAGCTGCTGGGAATTTCATGCCAATTATTGGGGCTTTTCTTGCTGATACATATGTGGGTCGATACCCCATGATCGGCTTTGGATGTATTGCGAGCCTTCTG GGAATGGTTCTATTGTGGTTGACAACAATAATTCCTGGGGCAACGGTGCCTTCTTGCGCCCACTTTAGTAGCAGATGCAGTAACGACGCGACGACACCACAGCttttgtttctatatttttgCTTAGGCCTTATGTCTATCGGAGCTGGTGGCATAAGATCATGCTCCCTGGCCTTTGGTGCTGATCAACTGAGCAAGAGGGACAGCCTTAAACATGCTGGAATATTAGAGAGCTTCTTCAGTTGGTACTATGTTACATCCTCAGCTTCTGTATTTATTTCCATGACTTGTATAGTTTACATTCAAGACACCATGGGCTGGAAGGTGGGTTTCGGAGTTCCTGTGGTTCTCATGATCCTGTCAACTCTTTCGTTCTTCTTGGCTTCTCCCATTTATGTCAAGCCAAAGGCTAAGGCAAGCTGGCTCATCGGATTTGCTCGAGTTCTCGTGGCCTCCTTTAGAAAGAGAAGGATTGAATTATCTTGGCTAGACACGGATGAGCTGTATCATCATAGGAAGGGATCCGCGCTTGTCGTGCCAAGTGAAAGAATAAG GTTTCTAAACAAAGCCTGTGTTATTAAGAATCCTGAAGAAGACTTGATGCCAGATGGCAGAGCTTCAGATCCATGGAGTCTTTGTACAGTAGATCAAGTAGAAGAGCTGAAAGCACTAATAAAGGTAATCCCAATATGGTCGACAGGGGTGTTGGTGTCTGTAAATGTCTGTCAAAACTCTTTCCTATTACTCCAGGCATCCACTATGAACCGACATATCACTTCGAAATTTGAAATTCCTGCTGGATCATTCTATGCATTTCTGTTGCTCTCTGCAACAATGTGGATTGCTCTCTACGATCGCGTAATCATCCCTCTAGCATCAAAGGTCAGGGGAAAACCAACACGTCTTGGCTTGAAACAGAAAATAGGGATTGGGATTCTGGTCTCGGCTGCTTCCATGGCAGTACTGGCAATTACAGAGAGGGTGCGACGAGAAACTGCAATCAGGGAAGGAATTTCAGATATTCCTGACGCGGTTACGCACATGTCTGCAATGTGGTTATTGCCATTCTATTTCTTACTTGGATTTTCTGAGGCTATGAATGGTGTTGGACTGAATGAGTTCTTCTACACTGAATTGCCTAAAAGCATGTCTAGCGTGGCCTCGAATCTTTTTAGTATCGGACTGTCTGCTGCAAGCTTGGTGGCCAGTTTTATAGTAAGTAATGTTCGTGGGTTTATTAGTGAAGCAAATCAAGAGAGTTGGGTTCCAAGCAACATCAACAAAGGACATTATGATTACTATTACTGGCTGCTTTATAGTTTGGGTTTTGCTAACTTCATTTATTATCTTGCTTGTAGCAAGGCTTATGGTCCTTGTAAGGGGGGACAAAGGAGCATTACTGGAGATGCTAGggaaggattgattgatgatgatgatgatgtagtTTAA